The following are encoded together in the Capsicum annuum cultivar UCD-10X-F1 unplaced genomic scaffold, UCD10Xv1.1 ctg80192, whole genome shotgun sequence genome:
- the LOC124895149 gene encoding LOW QUALITY PROTEIN: transcription factor GTE1-like (The sequence of the model RefSeq protein was modified relative to this genomic sequence to represent the inferred CDS: substituted 2 bases at 2 genomic stop codons), which yields MVKERRITQHKWAEPFMEPVDVKGVGLDDYYEVIEKPIDFSTIKTKMEAKDGSSNKHVREIYADVRLIFKNAMKYNGERYDVHVMAKTLLGKFEEKWLHLLPKVDKEEKWRKEEEAETXXDMQLTKEVAHAKMSKDLNIELDEVDMQLEEFREMVFQKCWLDP from the exons ATGGTAAAAGAAAGAAGG ATCACTCAGCACAAATGGGCAGAACCTTTTATGGAACCCGTGGATGTTAAGGGTGTTGGATTGGATGATTACTATGAG GTTATTGAGAAGCCTATAGACTTCAGTACTATAAAAACCAAGATGGAAGCAAAGGATGGTTCTAGCAATAAGCATGTCCGAGAGatatatgcagatgttaggctAATATTTAAGAATGCAATGAAATATAATGGGGAAAGATATGATGTTCATGTAATGGCAAAAACCTTGTTGGGAAAATTTGAGGAGAAATGGTTGCATCTTTTGCCTAAAGTTGATAAAGAG GAAAAATGGCGGAAGGAAGAGGAAGCAGAAACCTAATAGGATATGCAACTCACTAAAGAGGTTGCTCATGCCAAAATGTCTAAAGATTTAAATATTGAG CTAGATGAGGTGGACATGCAACTTGAAGAATTTAGGGAAATGGTGTTTCAGAAATGCTGGTTGGATCCTTAA